TGTAGTACCAGTCTCTGGTCTCGCGTGCCGAGCCGAGGCTGTACTCGTAGAAGCGGGCACGGTCCTTGTTCGAGCCTCGCGAGTAGCCTTCCGCGATGTTCGCACTTACGGAGCCTACCGCCCTGTAAAGCTGGTCCGAGAGGCTACGCGTCCTCGGATCACCCATCAGTTTGGTCACATCGCTCCAGGCCAGGTCGGATGCGAAGAGCGCCAGACGATAGGCCTCCACCTTCCACAGGAAATCGCCCGTGACTGCCTCAGGCACCGTCTTCTCCCAGCTCTGATAGGTCACCTCGGGACTCCTTGAGCTCCGCCTCTTCTCACGCATCACGTATCACGCATCACGTGGCGTCTACCGTTCCCCATACTTGTAGTAAGCCGCGCAGCTCCCTTCCGTGGAAACCATGCACGGCCCCACGGGCGTTGCCGGGGTACACCGCTTGGCAAAGAGGGGGCACTGCGGCGGCTCGAGGACGCCGCGAAGCACCGCGCCGCACGAGCAGCCGGGGTTCTCCAGCTCGGGCGGCACCCCGACGCCAAGGACCTCGAGCGCGTCGTGGGCGCGAAGCTCGGGCCGAAGCGCCAGGCCGCTCTCCGGGATGGTGCCCAGGCCCCGCCACGCCGAGTCGCACGGGCGGAACACCTCGGCGACCCGCTCGCGCGCCCTGGCGTTGCCCGCGGGGTGGACCCAGCGCCTGTACTGAATCTCGACCCTCGGCGCGCCCTCGACCACCTGGAGGAGGAGCATGGCGATGCCCTCGAGGATGTCCGCAGCCTCGAAGCCGGTGACGACGCACGGCGCGCCATAGCGGGCCACGAGCGGCTCGTAGATGGCCGTGCCCGTGATCACGCTCACGTGGCCGGGACACAGGAAGCCGTCGAGCTTCACCTCGCCGCCGGCCAGGATGGCCTCCATCGCGGGGGGGATCACCTTGTTGGCGATGAGGAAGAGCAGGTTCGCCAGGCGGCGGTCGCGGGCGTAGGCCACGGTGGCGGCGACGGCGGGGGTGGTGGTCTCGAAGCCGATGCCGAAGAACACCACGGCGCGGTGCGGCGCGGCCTCGGCGATCCGGAGGGCATCGAGCGGCGAATAGACCATCCGCACGTCGGCGCCCTCGGCCCTGGCGCGTTCGAGGCTCGAGTGGCTGCCCGGCACGCGCACCATGTCGCCGAACGTGGCGAGGGCCACGCCCGGCCGCCGTACGATCTCCAGCGCGGCATCCACCATGCCCATCGGCGTCACGCACACGGGGCAGCCCGGGCCGCTGAGGAGCCTGACGTTCGGCGGCAGCAGGGCCCGGACGCCGCTGCGGAACATGGCCATCGTGTGGGTGCCGCAGACCTCCATGAAACGCACCACGCGCGGGGCGAGGCGCTCCGCGCGCTCGGCGATGAGCTTGAGCAAGTCGGGAACCATGCCGCGTGATGCGTAATGCGTGATGCGTGACTCAGAAGGGGAACTCAAGGTTTGCCCTCCCCTGCGCTCTCGATGCGGGCAAGCTCCTCCCAGATGCGCAGGCTCTCGGCCGCGTCGTCGCCCGTCATCTTCTCGATGGCGAAGCCGGCGTGCACGAGCACGTAGTCGCCCACTTGCGGCTCGTCCACGAGGCTCACGTCGGCCTCCCGACGGTTCCCCAGCACGTCCACGGTCGCCCGGCGGCCCTCAAGCTCGACAATCCTGGCGGGAACGGATAGGCACAAGGCGCTGCTCTCCTCTTGCTTAGCACGTGATGCGTGATTCGTGATACGTGAGAAGAGAAGACAGGGGAAAGCCAGACTCTCCCATCTTCTGCCTCTTCTCACGCCTCCCGCCTCACGAATCACGCGCTCTGGCCAGCGCCACCACCGCCTGTCCCAGGCTCAGGCCCCCGTCATTGGTCGGCACCAGGCGATGGTAGCGCACGTCGAAGCCGTCGCGCTCGAGGGCGGCCACGGCGCCTTCCAGCAGGCGCAGGTTCTGGAAGCAGCCGCCGCTGAGGGCCACCGTGCGCAGGCCCCGCTCGCGGCGGACGATGCCGCACACGGCGCGCACCACCTCGATGATCGTACTGTGGAACCGCGCGGCGATCAACCCGCGTGGGGTGCCGCGCCGCAGATCGTCGAGCACCGAGCGCAGGACCTCACGCGGGCTGATCGTCCACGGCACGCTCGTCACGTCCAGGCTGAAGGGGTAGTACACCCCATCGGGGGCCTCGGCGGCGGCCTCCAGCTCGATGGCAGCCTGGCCCTCGTAGCTCACGCGGGTGCAGATGCCCAGCAAGGCCGACACGCCGTCGAAGAGGCGGCCCATCGAGGAGGTCTCGGGGCAGGCGACCCCTTTGTCGAGCAGCTCCTGCACGGCGGCGAGCTCGGCGAGCGGCACGCCGGCGCGCTCCAGCTCCTGGTGGCACAGGGGCCTGGCCTGCGGCGCAATCGCGGCGGACGCCTGGGTGGCCAGATAGGCGAGGGTCATCCGCCACGGCTCCTTGATGGCCCGTTCGCTGCCCGGCATCGGCACGTAGGCCAGGTGCGCCAGCCGCTCGAAGTCGGCCAGGGTGGCCACCAGGAACTCGCCGCCCCACACCTTGCCGTCGGTGCCGTAGCCCGTGCCGTCCAGCGAGACGCCGATGACCGGCCCCTCCAGCCCGTGCTCGGCCAGGACGGAGGCGGCGTGGGCGTGGTGGTGCTGAACGCCGACCAGCCCCACGCCGTTCCGGCGCCGCGCGTAGGCCGTCGAATGATAGCCTGGGTGCAGGTCATGGGCGACGAGAGACGGGCGGGTCTCGAGGATGCTCTGGAAGTGTTCGATGGTCTCCTCGAAGAAGGCCAGGGCGTCGGCGTGGTCGAGGTCGCCGATGTGCTGGCTGAGGTAGGCGCGGCCCTTGCGGATGAGGCAGATCGTGTTCTTCAGGTCGCCGCCCAGGGCCAGAACGGAGGCCGACGGTGTGAGGGGTTGGGCGGTGGGGGCCCGAAGCGGAAGCTGGACGGGGATTGCCCGTGGGACCTCGCCGCGGGCTCGGCGCTGGACGATGGGCTGGCCGCGGAAGGCGCGCATGACCGAGTCGTCGGACCGGCGGATGATGTCGCGGTCGTGCACGAGGAACAGGTCGGCCACGGAGGCGAGGCGCTCCAGCGCCTCGGCGTTGCCGATCGCGATCGGCTCGTCCGTGCGGTTGGCGCTGGTCATCACCAACGCCACGAAGCCATGCTGCATCAGGAGGACGTGGACGGGGGTGTAGGGGAGCATGAGGCCGAAGAACTGGCTGGCGGGCGCCACGCCGTCGGCGAGGGGGTGGCCGTTTCGCTTGCGGGCCAGCACGATGGGCTTGCGCCAGCTCGCGAGCAGGCGCACCTCGGCCGCGGTGAGCTCGCACAGGCGCGCCGCCGCCTCGAGGTCGGGCACCATGACGGCGAAGGGCTTCTTCTCGCGCCACTTGCGCTCGCGGAGGGCCCGGACCGCAGCCTGGTTCGTCGCGTCGCAGGCCAAGTGGAAGCCGCCCAGGCCCTTGATGGCCGCGATCTGGCCGTCCCGCAGCGCGTGGGCGACAGCGGCGATGGGGTCGTCGCACGGGACCGGCTGGCCCCCGGGATCGAGGAGCGAAAGCCGCGGGCCGCAGACCCAACAGGCGTTGGGCTGGGCGTGGAAGCGACGGTCGGCGGGGTCGTCGTACTCGCGCTGGCAGTCGGCGCACATCGTGAAGCGCTTCATCGAGGTGAATGGGCGGTCGTAGGGGAGGCTCTCGGCGATGGTGAAGCGCGGGCCGCAGTTGGTGCAGTTGATGAAGGGGTAGCGGAAGCGGCGGTCGGCGGGGTCGAGCAACTCGCGGCGGCAGTCGTCGCAGAGGCCCATGTCGGGCGGGATCTCGGCCAGCGCTTCTGGGAGGCGCTCGCTCTTGACGATGATGAATTCAGCTTCGCTTGTGGGCGGGACGTCCCCGTCCCGCGTATCGCGGCGAGTGGGCACCCCGCCCACAATCGGGATGGCTTCGTGCCGGACCTCGGCGACGTCGGCCACGGGCGGCGCCTCGGGCGCCAGGCGCGCCACGAAGCCATCGCAGTGCTCCCTCGGCCCCTCGACCTCGATGAGCACGCCCGAGGAGTCGTTGCGCACCCATCCCGAAAGGCCCAGGCTGCGCGCCAGGCGGTAGAC
Above is a window of Planctomycetota bacterium DNA encoding:
- a CDS encoding HypC/HybG/HupF family hydrogenase formation chaperone: MCLSVPARIVELEGRRATVDVLGNRREADVSLVDEPQVGDYVLVHAGFAIEKMTGDDAAESLRIWEELARIESAGEGKP
- a CDS encoding four helix bundle protein, yielding MTYQSWEKTVPEAVTGDFLWKVEAYRLALFASDLAWSDVTKLMGDPRTRSLSDQLYRAVGSVSANIAEGYSRGSNKDRARFYEYSLGSARETRDWYYKARHVLEEEVTAHRLDLATQVIRLLLTMVPDQRRYTVHEEEAHYGAPFC
- the hypD gene encoding hydrogenase formation protein HypD; the encoded protein is MSSPSESRITHYASRGMVPDLLKLIAERAERLAPRVVRFMEVCGTHTMAMFRSGVRALLPPNVRLLSGPGCPVCVTPMGMVDAALEIVRRPGVALATFGDMVRVPGSHSSLERARAEGADVRMVYSPLDALRIAEAAPHRAVVFFGIGFETTTPAVAATVAYARDRRLANLLFLIANKVIPPAMEAILAGGEVKLDGFLCPGHVSVITGTAIYEPLVARYGAPCVVTGFEAADILEGIAMLLLQVVEGAPRVEIQYRRWVHPAGNARARERVAEVFRPCDSAWRGLGTIPESGLALRPELRAHDALEVLGVGVPPELENPGCSCGAVLRGVLEPPQCPLFAKRCTPATPVGPCMVSTEGSCAAYYKYGER
- the hypF gene encoding carbamoyltransferase HypF, producing the protein MAPEVARYRVHVRGAVQGVGFRPYVYRLARSLGLSGWVRNDSSGVLIEVEGPREHCDGFVARLAPEAPPVADVAEVRHEAIPIVGGVPTRRDTRDGDVPPTSEAEFIIVKSERLPEALAEIPPDMGLCDDCRRELLDPADRRFRYPFINCTNCGPRFTIAESLPYDRPFTSMKRFTMCADCQREYDDPADRRFHAQPNACWVCGPRLSLLDPGGQPVPCDDPIAAVAHALRDGQIAAIKGLGGFHLACDATNQAAVRALRERKWREKKPFAVMVPDLEAAARLCELTAAEVRLLASWRKPIVLARKRNGHPLADGVAPASQFFGLMLPYTPVHVLLMQHGFVALVMTSANRTDEPIAIGNAEALERLASVADLFLVHDRDIIRRSDDSVMRAFRGQPIVQRRARGEVPRAIPVQLPLRAPTAQPLTPSASVLALGGDLKNTICLIRKGRAYLSQHIGDLDHADALAFFEETIEHFQSILETRPSLVAHDLHPGYHSTAYARRRNGVGLVGVQHHHAHAASVLAEHGLEGPVIGVSLDGTGYGTDGKVWGGEFLVATLADFERLAHLAYVPMPGSERAIKEPWRMTLAYLATQASAAIAPQARPLCHQELERAGVPLAELAAVQELLDKGVACPETSSMGRLFDGVSALLGICTRVSYEGQAAIELEAAAEAPDGVYYPFSLDVTSVPWTISPREVLRSVLDDLRRGTPRGLIAARFHSTIIEVVRAVCGIVRRERGLRTVALSGGCFQNLRLLEGAVAALERDGFDVRYHRLVPTNDGGLSLGQAVVALARARDS